The following coding sequences lie in one Lentilactobacillus sp. SPB1-3 genomic window:
- a CDS encoding C40 family peptidase, whose product MKTMRINVPVATIWTSKDSIRPVDKLAVAGNTKQWTDQMTDQETIDLGDNDRVVTQALFNDEVIIDRKENDWLKVVIPSQTDDSDKRGYPGWVPSALVSEVESSPVTSQVRIATKFADLYDENKQKVMELSQGTVFEETSRDDEWIGVNTPKGAGFIKASATMIPVDADNSGQIMVELAQQFMGLRYIWSGISSYGFDCSGLVYSLHRVLGILIPRDADDQHANGNPISPENALPGDLVFFAYDHGKGYVHHVGMYIGNGKMIESRTLGKTVDIAELTEPKFAEEFAGFRRYWH is encoded by the coding sequence ATGAAAACAATGAGAATTAACGTCCCTGTTGCAACGATTTGGACGTCAAAAGATTCGATTAGGCCAGTTGATAAGCTAGCTGTGGCAGGTAATACAAAGCAGTGGACGGACCAAATGACTGATCAAGAAACGATTGATTTGGGCGATAATGATCGGGTTGTCACTCAGGCGTTATTCAATGATGAAGTTATTATTGATCGAAAAGAAAATGACTGGTTAAAAGTTGTGATACCGAGTCAAACTGATGATTCAGATAAACGTGGCTATCCTGGTTGGGTACCCAGCGCATTAGTATCTGAAGTTGAGAGCAGTCCAGTTACTAGTCAGGTGAGAATTGCGACTAAGTTTGCTGATCTATATGATGAAAATAAGCAAAAAGTAATGGAATTGAGCCAGGGAACAGTCTTTGAGGAGACCAGCCGTGATGATGAATGGATCGGTGTGAATACACCCAAAGGCGCAGGATTCATCAAAGCTTCTGCGACTATGATTCCAGTTGATGCCGATAATTCAGGCCAAATCATGGTTGAGTTGGCTCAACAATTTATGGGATTACGCTACATTTGGAGTGGAATTTCGTCATATGGCTTTGACTGCTCAGGATTGGTATATAGTTTGCACCGAGTTCTCGGTATTTTGATACCAAGGGATGCTGATGATCAACATGCTAATGGCAATCCAATTTCACCAGAAAATGCTTTACCTGGTGACTTAGTATTCTTTGCTTATGATCACGGTAAGGGTTATGTCCATCACGTTGGTATGTACATTGGTAATGGTAAGATGATTGAATCAAGAACTTTAGGTAAGACAGTGGATATTGCTGAGTTGACTGAGCCTAAATTTGCTGAAGAATTTGCTGGATTCAGGAGATATTGGCATTAA
- a CDS encoding serine hydrolase, with protein MKIPVKQIETMINQFDGKTGCVISVNDEIGYSFRADESFKSASLIKLAVLNALVDQQVPFDNLVPIDDQDFVGGSGVISLLQPSEMTVRGLLNMMISVSDNTATNILIAYLGGLESVNQWLRDHGFVKTSLNRLMMDQEAIKSGHDNVISAKEALKLLQMALSRSSEITDWFVDQQFRYKLPGNFDELGLPITVANKTGEGKSLDHDAARFMFGDQVIDIVLLTSDFSNRSDSIQLFNQIGELIAQTILNK; from the coding sequence ATGAAAATTCCGGTGAAGCAAATTGAAACTATGATTAATCAATTTGATGGCAAGACTGGATGTGTCATTTCAGTTAATGATGAGATTGGTTATTCTTTTCGAGCAGATGAATCATTCAAGTCTGCATCATTAATTAAATTAGCGGTTTTAAATGCTCTGGTCGATCAACAAGTGCCTTTCGACAACTTGGTTCCAATTGATGATCAGGATTTTGTTGGTGGTTCAGGTGTAATTTCTTTATTACAGCCAAGTGAAATGACGGTCCGCGGGTTATTAAATATGATGATCAGTGTTTCGGATAACACCGCTACTAATATCTTAATTGCATATCTGGGTGGATTGGAATCTGTGAACCAGTGGTTAAGAGACCATGGATTTGTGAAAACTAGTTTGAATCGTTTAATGATGGATCAAGAAGCAATTAAGTCAGGTCATGATAATGTCATTTCAGCTAAAGAGGCACTGAAATTATTGCAGATGGCATTATCTAGAAGTTCAGAAATTACCGATTGGTTTGTTGACCAGCAATTTCGATATAAACTGCCAGGTAATTTTGATGAGTTAGGTTTACCAATCACAGTTGCTAATAAGACTGGTGAGGGTAAGTCATTGGATCATGATGCGGCTCGTTTTATGTTTGGAGACCAAGTTATTGATATCGTTCTGTTAACTAGCGACTTCTCAAATCGCAGTGATTCCATCCAATTATTTAATCAAATTGGTGAGCTAATCGCTCAAACAATCCTAAATAAATAG